The segment AGGAGACCTGTTCTTATTTTGATTCCTGCGATTTGAATTACCTCGCTCGCATGATCTTGCCCGGTAGTTTCTCGAAAAGCCACCTTTCCTGCATCTAATTATTGTCCATATATATACGATGTATATACATGCTGTCGTCGTTGTGGGTTTGACGTGTACAATGATGCCTGTCTGTTAGACGATTTGGTTCAATGATTGCGCTTTTAAAACCGGAACCCGAAACTCTTCTTCCATATCTTCAATTTGTTTTTGCAGAAATAATTTTTCCAGGGTAAGTTCTTTTTGGATAGATGGCTCTGGTTTGATGTgtgcttttgttttttttttctttattcttcTCCACCCATTTGAGCATGAACTATATGCTTTTTGTCCCCAATGAATATATTCGTAGAGAAAACACATTGATGATATTGGTTGAAGTGTTGTTATCTTGCAATAGTTACTTAAGTCTTGGATTATTATGTTTGTTTTTTGCGCTTTATTCTTGCCTAAATTCGGAGTTTGTCATGCCATTCGAACTTTTGTCTCTGCCTATGCGTCATAGGCATGTAGACATGTCAGCCATAGTGAATTTTCTTGTGATCTTAGATTCAAGTTGGTGTTGAATCGGATACTTAatgaagctttttttttaaatgtgtatTACCCacccttttattctcaaacaagATTGATAGAGAGCACATGGTTTTCAACATACTGCAATTTTTGGTTTTTATTCTGtcgttttcatatatatatatatatatatattatattctttTGTTATCTTTGTTTTGATTGATTGCTTTTCATTGATGAAATTTAGGGGCTTGGATAGCTGAGTATcaaagaggaagaaaaagagtTTATTGAGCTGAATATAGATATATAGTCATTCACTTCAGCTCAAAGAACCAAGTATGGCTGCAGAGTATAGAGAGCCCCTGTTAAAGAAGAAGTACTATAAGAACTGCCCTGGATGTAAGGTTGATGAAATGAAGGAATTGGAGCAAGGCCTCCCAATTCGGCCACTGCTTTCCATATGGATTATTGTCTTATGCACTGGTAAGGACAACCTATGTTGTTCGGGACTCGGATTTGAAAGTCGGATACGGGTGTGTCTGGCATTGATATGATCAGTTTTTCTTTAAAAGTTTGTATAAAAAAATTTTTGCAAGTCATATCTTCATATTCATATGTCGGACACGGCAACATAAGTTTCAAGGGGAATTTATGTAGAACGCCTATTTCATTGATTTCCTTTTATCTTTATTGGTCCTAATTTCCTACTATCAAATGTTTCCAGCTCTGCCGATATCATCTCTCTTTCCTTTCCTATACTTCATGGTGAGTTTGGTGAATTTCTTCTTTATGATCGTTTATCTTTTTGCAAGTTTATGTAAGCAAAAAGTTAATGATTGTGCACTAAGTTAAACCCAGTTCAAGAGTGGAAGTGTCCAATACAGTTATGTATCCGAATGGGTATGGTTAGATTTTTTTAAGTTTCTCAGTGTATTTGGAGGGTTCATAGAAGTCATATCCCTGAACCCATGAATGAATCAAGAGTGTCGGACACGTatacttcaagaaaaatgaaagcAGGTTTACTTAAGTTAATGTGTTGCTTACTGTAGTAGTTTTCCCTTCATTCTTCTGTTTTCAGATAAGGGACTTTCATATTGCTGAAAGAGAGGAAGATATTGGCTCCTATGCTGGTTATGTGGGTGAGCTTATGTTCACTGCTTTCTCTTCATTGTTGTATtcgtttttttcttttgttttcaatcAAACATATGATCCTAACACAATGCTCCATTTCTTTGAAGGATCTGCATTTATGCTTGGAAGAGCTTTAACATCCGTATCATGGGGAATATTTGCCGATCGTTATGGTCGAAAGCCTGTAATAATTATGGGAACTACTTCAGTGTTAGTGAAACTTCTATCATAGTTCATCTTTCTGCATACTTCTAGTTGACGTTTCTACAGTGATGGTggtattttcttaattttcattGCAAATGCATCTCAGGGTTATTTTCAACACCCTTTTCGGCCTTAGTGTAAATTTTTGGATGGCTGTAATTACAAGATTTCTTCTTGGAAGTTTGAATGGCTTACTTGGGCCAATAAAGGTTCGTTCGCATTCAGCACGAAATGGTTCAAACCCAAATTTCATTGCCATTTGTTTCTGGATAACTATTTGACTACTTCTCTCACAATCTCCAGGCATATGCAGTCGAAATTTTTCGAGACGAATACCAAGCATTAGGCCTATCAACCGTAAGCCTTTATTGACTTTTTACATGCTTTGATAGCATGAACTTTTGCTTCTGCATCAATTTAAGAAGTATTACTCGATCTCAGGTTAGCACAGCTTGGGGCATAGGATTGATCATTGGCCCTGCTCTGGGAGGTTTTCTAGCTCAGGTACTTCCATTTAAGGCTTCAAATACAGTGTAGACCATTTATTAAATTCTATAAATGATCTTTTATAATCTATATTACTCGGACTTGAGTGTTACTATTGGATATGGAAATGTGACCGACACGGTTATGTTCAACTTGTTCAATGATTTTCATAATCATATATATCCCCATACTTATATCTGGATTTACGTTGGATACAGATGTGAGTTGGAGCAACATATTCTATAATTACGTCATCATGGTATTAGTCCATAGCATCTTTAACTTCAACTCACAGTTCAGAAACCAAGATTATAATCATGTTAAAACTGAGAAAAAATTAGTTTTATGCTTAATCTATAATTTTGAAACTTTTTATGGAAAATTGTGTCTATACAACTATTTTTTCACctgattttgatatatgtttcCCTGCACttcaaagtattcattttctaaattttatgattCAGCCAGCTGAGAAGTATCCAAATCTCTTTTCCAAAGATTCATTGTTTGGAAGGTAAGTGAATGAACATATTCTGCTTTATTTCCTACACTGTTAGATTTTAGAACTTTTCACGTTCTGTATTAGTACTAACTCTATATTGTTTAAATATGATGATATTCATTTTTGCAGGTTTCCATATTTCTTACCATGCTTGGCCATATCAATTTTTGCCTTGGCAGTAACCATTGCTACTTGCTGGCTTCCGGTACGTATtcattcggtttagtccctaatttccatcAAACCTATGCCCCAAAACATTTCTGGATATGAGTATGAGGATGTAAACCTCTAAGCAACCTCCAAATATTGAGGGGAAAAAATGAACATACAACCATGAGTTATTTGGATCTTTATTTGTAAGAAAAATATTTGCTTGTTCGTGTAATGGCTTGATGTGGTTGGCAGTTTACTCCATTCcagattctaaaaaaaaaaaaaaaatctccttTTGTTGCAGGAAACACTTCATAAACACAATGACAATGATCAATCATCTGATGATTCATACGATGCTTTGGAAGCTGCATCTAATGAATCTAACACAAAAGATATAACAGAAAAGGAGGAAGGAAGAGAATCCACTTCTAAGCAAAGCCTCCTAAAGAATTGGCCTTTAATGTCATCTATCATTGTCTATTGTGTTTTCTCCCTTCATGATATGGCCTACACAGAGGTACTGATCACATTTAACTTAGATTCATACAAGCTTGTCGAAAACTTCATGGTTTTCATAAGCTATAATAATCAATCTAATCAAAATTTGTTGCGACTTATCTTCATGCTGCAGATATTTTCTCTATGGGCTGTTAGCCCTAGAAAGTATGGAGGCTTGAGTTATTCGACGGAGCAAGTCGGGGAAGTTCTTGCAGTCTCAGGTGTTAATATTGATCATATTAATGTTCTGCATGTTTAAGATCATCGTAATACGTTTTTCGTATGTCGCTCTTAACTCTCCATTTTTATTGAAGTACCCGACGCTTATCCACACTTGTGTGCGAGGATGTGATCCTCCAAAGACTCTCCAAATAGGTTGAAATCCTGGAAAAAAAATTGAACATTCCCGTGTCAGAAACATACCTATGTCCAATACTCTCACATCCAAGTTTAAGCAACATAGCTTTTTCCCGCAACTGTATTCTCTTCACTTCATATAAGCTGCCATGTCTTGGCAGGATAAAAGTATAAACTTCTGCAATCACAAGTATATGACTCCATTATTCAATTTGTTAAGCGGTGTTATTCCACATCCATTAAGTTCATATATTGTGTCTTCGTGCTTAGGTTTGGAGTCTCCACCAATTACGAGTGGTTCATTAAATTCCATAAAATCAATGTTTATACATTTTATATCAAGAAAATGGAATTAATAAGCACAGTAAATATGGATAGCTGAAAGAGTTTTGAGATTATCGTGTCCAAGCAAAACATGTGCTTCCTATGGAGCAAAGCTTTAAATTGATCAATTCTTCAATTTATCTTAGGTTTCAGCCTTCTTGTCTTTCAAATGTCCCTATATCCATATGTAGAGAGGCTTCTTGGACCTGTAATGGTGTCTCGGATTGGAAGTGTAAGTCTCCAAAACCTCGTTACATTTATCGTACTTCCCTGTTTTATCTTTTTGttagtttataatatttttttcctgGTTTCATGATTTCCTACTTGCAGGTCTTAGCCATACCTCTCTTGCAAAGTTATCCTTTGATAGCCATGTTATCTGGCTTCACTCTTACCTTGGTAATAAACTGTGCATCAGTCCTCAAGAATGTTCTATCAGTAAGTGAAATATCAATATCTATATGTTAGCCTTAAGAAATCAGATCAGCCTTGATTAACAAGTCTGTCAATAGTCAATGGttaacaatatatacataacaaGTTTTTAGAAATGATCATTTAACTGTTAGGCTTCACTGGTGCTTTAAATTTCTTCAAAACTTGTATTTTTGGACTTATATGCCTTCTAACTATAAAGTTTTCGACACAATTAGGTATCAATCATAACCGGATTATTCATTCTGCAAAATCGAGCTGTGGTAAATCTTCACTCTGGATTATTCTTTCTTCTAATTATAGAATTAGAATCCACCTCTTCTTAATACGATTAAATCTGGGAAAACAGGACCAGCACCAAAGAGGAGCTGCTAATGGCATTGCCATGACTGGAATGTCTCTTTTCAAAGCAGTTGGTCCTGCAGGAGGTGGTGCATTGTAAGTTCCTCTAGATTTTATCCCTTGCTGCTAGTAGGCCAGTATTGTCATCTTGTTGAATGTTCTCTTTTTGTTTCGATTTCTATAATAATCAATCTCGTAATCTTTTTTTTCACAGGTTTTCTTGGTCGGAAAAGCGCCTAGACGCTTCATTTCTGCCAGGTATGCTTAATCAACAAAGTTTCACTTTGAAATTTCGGGAAATGCTTGGGTAGAATAGAACCGAAGCATGTTGTGAACTTTTACCATATCTTTGGAAACTTTTTTAGTTAGGTCCGTATCAGTCCGCACGTATCATAATTTAAGAGTATTGATCAAAGTAAAAGTGACCTTCAAGCATTTCAACTTAGACTTGATTAAAAACGAATGCTGACTTCAATAAGTTGAAGATTCTCTTGATCATGTCTTGAAACAAGGATATTCTAGGGGGAATGGATAGTCTAGGTACCAAGAAAGCAGTAGGGTCTTCAAGCCCCATGCTCGGTTCACGCACCGTAGGTTGTAGCGCATGGCTTTACTATTTGCTTGTTCCATGAATGTGTTTAGCATAAGCAGGTTTACATTGTATAGATACAAGAACTTAGAATCTCATTATTGTTATTTGATTACAGGTACTCAGATGGTATTTTTCGTCTTGAATATAGTTGAGGCAGTTGGATTTTTGTTGACATTCGAACCATTTCTAGCTCAACATAGGCAATAAAACAAGGGATCccaaattttattttaagaatGCAAAAAAGAAGAGAATACTCCAAAGGCTTAAATCTTGGTCAACAAAGTATCCAGATACCAGCTATGTCACTCGGGTTCTTAATTCTTTTTGAATATTCATATACGATACTATGTTAAATATAGGTGTGAAAGTAACAGCCCCCCAAAAAATGAACACACCTATGTCAAGTCAAGGCATTATTTGTATCTAGTACTTACCACTGAATCTGAATAACGTAGCTTATGAGTATATTTATTCTTGTCTATTGATGATATTTAGTCATTTATTGCTCCCAACAAGGTTTTGGCAAAATGTGATTGCTTTTAATATAAAGACTGTTTAGCAGTTTTTGATGTATACTTTTGCTTCGATATTTATTCTGCCCTATTAGAAAATTGCCAATGCAACCAAAGTCATGgtatttattgttattttttttatcaaCAACATGAAAATATGACTTAATTACCATTCACTTAGACATAACAACATGGTTTAACAAAAAATAATATCCAAAATTTGAACAATATCCAAAGGAAATACTCTGCATGTTACCTAAGACTCTGTATGTGCaacttacataatgcattaaacGTACAAGATGTCAAGCCTTGTTCTGAAGTACATCAAGCAACCAAGTAGGCTTATGTTCTTTTATATTCCTCATCCTTTTGATTATAGGAGTACACATCATCCCTATAATACATCCTATACAACATGCTGATACACAATTATTAGCACCCAATTCACGACATATCTCAAACTATCACAGCCACTAACTCTTCATCACAAGTTAGTAAAGCACACTAGAAATCATCCACATCCCATAACAACTAGAAGTAAAGCAGGCGGTTTTAAACCAAAGATCTATATGGCCACAATCATCTCAAATGAAATTTCAGAAGCAACTGATATTCATGAAGCAATGAAATATCCAGCTTGCTGTGTCTGATTTGGTtcggttttcttttttttttatgtctTTTGAATATTAATTAACAATGTTTTAATatctttttcataaatattttaaataataaaatttcaacttttatgtgatttaaaaatagttatatagaattttaagttattttattattttgaatataaaatatttatttaatattataataaattaaattaattataaattaaacaaatataaaatttgTTTGATTCCAAATAAccatagtttttttttataatttatatttcataaattATACAAACGCATTAGTTCAGATTAgtctttaatttttcaatttttcttgttCAACCAAGCATAGTAAAAAATTTGCACTTGATCCTACAACCTCTCCCTCTTACAAAAGTAATTAGGGTTCAAAATTAAGAAAAATCTTGATGGCTCAAGAGTTATAAGACTAGGCTAGTGGCAAAAGGATACTCTCAAACAGTTGGCTATGATTTTTATGAGAATTTCAGTCCTATAGAAAGAGAAGGTACCACTAGAATAATTCTAGCTGTTGCAGTATTGAATGGATGAACATTAAGGCAAGTTGTTGTCATCAATGGTTTTTTGAATGGTTCTTTATCAAAAGAAATTTTCATGAGTTAACCTCCAAGGTTCGATGTTGAAACATTTGATGGTCAACAATTAGATTATAGGCTTCACGAGGCATTTGTGGCCTTATACAGGCACCAAGGGCCCGGTTCGAAAGGCTAAGGACTTATCTCACATCATAGCTCAAATTTACATATTTTCAAGTCTATACATTGACGTTAAAAGGATCACTCCAACACCCCAAGATATTGGTTATGGTGTTTGTGGTTGATATAATTGAGATTGGGGATTCTAACATTGAGATTAACAAGTTAGTTCAACAACTAAATGGTGAGTTTTTCTTAAAGACAAGGGTAGTCTGAATTCTATTTCCTAGTGTGGAGGTTCAATGCACGGCAACACCTATATTTCTCAATCAAAGAACACATATCATGGACTTGTTAATTAAAGCCTCTATACATGAAGTACATCATTCCTATTTTTATAGTGGGTGCACAATAAATGGTTGCATCACATGGTAAATCTCTGGAAGATATCCAATAATACCAAAAAGTGGTAGGTATTAGCGCATAACTTGATCATGCTTTAGCTCATCTTTGACATTTTTGTTTTTCATATTGGTAatttttaatttgaataattttaatttagttattttttatttaaataattctcCTTTTATCTAGATTCCTTTAATATATGATTAcatcaacatatatatatataaacaatttaaattcAATCATCTCAATCTTTCTTCATTTATTAAAACTCTTTATGGTAATTAGACCCATTCACTCATAGCCATAGCCTCTAATGTGACTATCATCAACATTGCAACGAAAGCTTTGACTATTTGTTCCATCATATGTCAGAACAACAGTTGAAATAATAGGTTAGGACTGTTAAAGGTTGCGAGATTTTTGACATATTTGATTGTGTATATATAAAATGTTTTCATGCAACAAATGAGTAGGTGGTTGGTGATAATGAAAACCAAATCCATGTGAGGACTCTTAGATCATTAAAGTATTTGAAGCTACCGGAAGATTTGTTTTTAATAGAATTTATGAGGTAATTATTAAAGATAATTAAGTGATAAATTCAACTTTTAAATGATAGGTTAAAGTCTACCAAAATATTATTGAAGGGACTCTTGAAGAAGCTTAGTCGACTTGTACCAAAATATTATTGAAGGGACTCTTGAAGAAGCTTAGTCGACTTGCAAAATATAGTTTTTGGAGTGCTTATTTCGATAGTTATTTTGTGCTTTTATTGATAAATTTGTTTGacattttataagttttattggagaaattttttatgatttatatGTGAGGATATTTTGGGGTGAGCAATTGTAATAATTGAGTTCATTATTTGGGCTACAATTATCCATTACAGAAAGATTGTGTTTAAGCTAATAGGTGGTCCAAAACAATTGTTAAATAATGTTATTTGTTGAGCAATGTTTCATGGAGTAGAATTGTTGATTTGAACTACATTTAcaaatattatttgttatttctCTCTTTACTTTGCACTTTTCATTAATTTGTTGATAAGCAATTTGTTCCAACTCATTATTCCACTCTCTGTTCCAACTAAACTTACGACAATAACTTGGGATAATGACAAACCAAGGCTTTTCAATTGGTATCAAAGTGGACTTTAGACACACGTAAAGGAAATTCTAAGTTTGGTTTGTCATCATGCTATCCATAGAGAAGGTAGTTTAATTACTCGAACCCCTTTATTACTCGATTCAAAAAACTATGCATGTTGGAAGGCTCATATAAGGATTTTTGTCATGTCTATTAATGAAGTAGCTTGGGAAGCTATTGAAAATAAGTGGACTTGACCAACTGCTACTACCACTGATGGTACCACACGACAAAAGCTTATCATTTCTCCATTCTTAATTTCAGCACAAAGTTATATAGTGGCCCATCACAATTGGATACTAGAATAATGAGTATAGATAAATAAAGCACTAAGTAGGTTTCTAGGAAAAAGAGGTGGTGTAACATTTTTAAATATCAAGTCTTTTCTAATTAGAATCATGTTCCTAACCATACACTTTCACGTCATCACAATTATTTCCAACAACTAGCTATTAATTTACCACAAACAAaacaattttccctttttttcttcttttctaaaatttggttttGGGCTTGTAACCgatccaaatatatatatatatatatattcataataaatcatgtttaaaaataaattcaactcACGTATATATAAGCATACAATTCAAagtaagtttaaaataaataaattaaacttgTATACTTGTTCAAATATGATAACATGACAAACAAGATTTTATCatcataattaaaaatttaatacaaCTTTAAACTTAATGTTCAATTTAATATCTTATTATTAAAACTTAATTTGTTAACTTGGGTTTGGGCCTAcccatattaaaaataaaataatattaaccaAGTCTAAAGTATAtccacattattattattatattagaaatttcactttattaacttctaatttaaaattcactaatttttcAATAAGAATAAATTAATTCATGCAACATAAAATCATGGATTGATGCTTCATTAAAACAATTGATCATAGACACAACGTACTTTAAACGCGatcaaatttttttcaaaattaaatcaaTTCTAGCCATTTGGAAAAATATAGATCTCACTCTTTTTTTTATACAATCACTTTATTTATAATAGTCTCATTTGTGTGTCAATATTTTGCATGTTATAGAGAGGTGAATGTTATACAGTTATAATAGTATGTTGTTATAGAGATATACTTGTTGCAGGCCTACCATAGAATTTACATCGAGAATTTCCATCAAATAAAGAAACTGAGAATTatgttaaaaaagaaagaaagtgagaatcaaatcaataaaattaaaagatgcgTAATAGGTGTATGCATTATTgcttttatgcatattttattttgCATTCTTTCACATGATTAATTATAAAGTTCATAAATCTAACAAGCTCAATAAATTAGTATGAGTcatcaaatttaattaattaatttatcatgggttattaaattcaagtaatcAATTTATAAGTTTACGATGTTCTAAATTCATAGTAGAATACATTTTTCACATGATTAATTATAAAGTTCATAAATATAACAAAATGAGTTaccaaattaaattaatatatctaTCATGAGATATTCAATTTAAGTAATTAATTTATAAGTCTATAATGTTCCAAACTCATAGTAGAATATATAATTAGGGCGTTAATAGTTTATTGAattgatatttttaatttcactctttcaaatttattttcatttaataaaatatgattaatagatttttcatgtaaaaattaaacattttattgagataatatttttattaagattatttttatttagtaaatTATAGTTAATAGGTCTACTTACATGAAATAACtataatttacttaaaattttaaacaatatGCTCTTATACGaaataatttaataaagaatATATTGTTGGAAAAAAATCCGGTTCGAAAACGGTTTTCTTGCACAACGAaaaaataaagttttgaaaaccgagtctatttgtgatatttatagcaataaaccctttATCAAAATCGCACACATGTTTTCGGCTAGACGAATCTTTGTCGTTCCTGGCTTTCAACCGAACAGCCTTCTCCACTATTCTTGTACCACGAAATGCTTCGAGTGTGGACTCAAACTATTTGAATCAAACACAAAACCAAAAATAGTTTTCTTAACtttaagtgtgaaaatgaaaatCTCTTCTCAATAAAAACCAACAGAATTGTTATTCTggaaaatagatttaatattcAGAGAATAAAACTCTCACTATTTTCGGGCAGAGTAAAAATATCTTAAAAGTTGTATAAATAGCCCTATCGATGTTATCTATTTATAGAAGAAGAAGTAaaacccttgttgaattgtagaagtttatttcaactagaaaaatgAACTCCTAATCTAACTAAAAGTATAAGGGGTGACAACCTTAGTTAAATAAATTAGGGTTTGTCGCCCCTCTCATTAAACATGAGAGCTTTTGGACCTCTCCCATATTGGGTCTAATTACAAGTACTTCTTAGACTTTTAACTTAGTACTTAATAATTTGATCCAACctgatatttatttttctatttttcaaaataaaaatctcAGTTAATTCTAATTAAATAAtctt is part of the Gossypium arboreum isolate Shixiya-1 chromosome 5, ASM2569848v2, whole genome shotgun sequence genome and harbors:
- the LOC108453777 gene encoding protein ZINC INDUCED FACILITATOR-LIKE 1-like isoform X2, with the protein product MLGRALTSVSWGIFADRYGRKPVIIMGTTSVVIFNTLFGLSVNFWMAVITRFLLGSLNGLLGPIKAYAVEIFRDEYQALGLSTVSTAWGIGLIIGPALGGFLAQPAEKYPNLFSKDSLFGRFPYFLPCLAISIFALAVTIATCWLPETLHKHNDNDQSSDDSYDALEAASNESNTKDITEKEEGRESTSKQSLLKNWPLMSSIIVYCVFSLHDMAYTEIFSLWAVSPRKYGGLSYSTEQVGEVLAVSGFSLLVFQMSLYPYVERLLGPVMVSRIGSVLAIPLLQSYPLIAMLSGFTLTLVINCASVLKNVLSVSIITGLFILQNRAVDQHQRGAANGIAMTGMSLFKAVGPAGGGALFSWSEKRLDASFLPGTQMVFFVLNIVEAVGFLLTFEPFLAQHRQ
- the LOC108453777 gene encoding protein ZINC INDUCED FACILITATOR-LIKE 1-like isoform X1 codes for the protein MAAEYREPLLKKKYYKNCPGCKVDEMKELEQGLPIRPLLSIWIIVLCTALPISSLFPFLYFMIRDFHIAEREEDIGSYAGYVGSAFMLGRALTSVSWGIFADRYGRKPVIIMGTTSVVIFNTLFGLSVNFWMAVITRFLLGSLNGLLGPIKAYAVEIFRDEYQALGLSTVSTAWGIGLIIGPALGGFLAQPAEKYPNLFSKDSLFGRFPYFLPCLAISIFALAVTIATCWLPETLHKHNDNDQSSDDSYDALEAASNESNTKDITEKEEGRESTSKQSLLKNWPLMSSIIVYCVFSLHDMAYTEIFSLWAVSPRKYGGLSYSTEQVGEVLAVSGFSLLVFQMSLYPYVERLLGPVMVSRIGSVLAIPLLQSYPLIAMLSGFTLTLVINCASVLKNVLSVSIITGLFILQNRAVDQHQRGAANGIAMTGMSLFKAVGPAGGGALFSWSEKRLDASFLPGTQMVFFVLNIVEAVGFLLTFEPFLAQHRQ